In Candidatus Zixiibacteriota bacterium, the following are encoded in one genomic region:
- a CDS encoding zinc ribbon domain-containing protein: protein AGIVGSIIAIRKGRSPIWWFFLCAIVPLLIAVIIVLSPLVSKGHTKTCPYCAEIIKEDAIVCKHCGRDLPIEMIRIERDLDLES from the coding sequence TTGCAGGTATTGTGGGGAGCATTATAGCCATAAGAAAAGGGCGCAGCCCGATATGGTGGTTCTTCTTATGTGCAATTGTTCCGTTACTTATTGCTGTTATTATTGTACTTTCACCTCTGGTATCTAAAGGACATACCAAAACATGTCCCTACTGTGCAGAGATCATTAAAGAAGATGCAATAGTTTGCAAGCATTGTGGCAGGGACCTGCCCATAGAGATGATTAGGATAGAGAGGGATTTAGATCTTGAATCGTGA
- a CDS encoding serine protease: MKRTLKKWLPLTTFLVIILGNYAFTQSLPIGRILLTPEDTTSIGTAFVAGNSKSIYTCSHVALKDTLWFQYIGSAYNFRIALKYNLPRYDISFFQRTGGSQPNALEFGDFQRIYPGDTIQYIGYDSRVREYVLWKAPVSAKGSAIIEGGSRVEFIEFQGEAIPGYSGGPVLDASGKVVAILREAWSKTPIKGGPPIRTNRAFSTELLRVLDSEVKLSH, translated from the coding sequence GTGAAAAGAACTCTAAAAAAATGGCTGCCATTGACAACATTCCTAGTTATTATTTTAGGCAACTACGCCTTCACCCAAAGTTTGCCAATAGGAAGGATCTTACTCACTCCTGAGGATACTACATCAATTGGTACAGCATTCGTTGCTGGTAACTCAAAATCGATCTACACTTGCTCGCATGTCGCACTGAAGGATACTTTATGGTTCCAATATATTGGATCAGCTTATAACTTCAGAATCGCTCTCAAGTATAACCTACCTCGTTATGATATATCTTTCTTCCAACGTACAGGAGGAAGTCAGCCCAATGCGCTAGAGTTCGGAGATTTTCAAAGAATATATCCAGGTGACACTATTCAGTACATCGGCTACGATTCAAGGGTAAGAGAGTATGTGCTTTGGAAGGCACCCGTTTCGGCAAAGGGTTCAGCCATCATTGAAGGCGGTTCGAGGGTAGAATTCATTGAATTTCAAGGTGAAGCTATTCCAGGTTATTCTGGCGGGCCGGTTCTCGATGCGTCGGGTAAAGTCGTGGCAATTCTCAGAGAAGCTTGGAGCAAGACACCCATAAAAGGTGGTCCACCTATTAGGACTAATCGAGCATTCTCAACAGAACTTCTTCGTGTTTTGGATTCTGAAGTTAAATTAAGCCATTGA